Below is a window of Moorella thermoacetica DNA.
CCGCACCGTCCCCTGCTGGGGAAAGATAAGCCCGTCCAGGATCCGTTGCAGGGTAGATTTGCCCGAGCCGTTGGCCCCCAGGAGGACCACTTTTTCCCCGATGTCAATGGTCAGGCTGATACCATCTAAAACCGGCCGCCCCTCTTCGTAGGCATAGCTGACATCCTGCAGATCGTATAAAATCTTACCACCCAAGATAGTGATCCCCACCCAGCAAAATTATTCCCGCCAGGATAATCCCTGCTGCCCGCCGGTAATCCGGCAGGGTAAGGCGCCAATCTTCCTTCGTCCGCACCTCACCTTTAAAACCCCGGGCCAGCATGGCCTGGTAAACCTCTTCGCTTAGAAAGTAGGCCCTGGCCAGCAGGTTACCCATGGAACCGGCCAGGAAACGATAATTCATCCGCCTGTCCATCCGGCCCACCAGCCGGCTCTGGCGGGCCACAAACATCTCTTCCGTCAACTTGAGCAGGAGAAAGATATAGCGGTAGGTTAGAGTCAGGGTCAGGATGAAGATCCTGGGTACCCGCAAAACCCGTAGGGCTCGCAGCAGGACGGCCCAGCGAGTGGTCAGGGTAACCAGCAGGCCCAAGGAAACCGCCACCCCCACCCGCAAGATGAGCATACCGGCACCGGCTAACCCCTGGCGGGTAATGGCCAGCAGCGCCGGGACCTGCCAGGGACCCAGGCGGAGGGGCGCTGGGAGGCGAAAAAGGACCACCAGGGGATCACCCTGGTGGACCCAGTTAAATAGGGAAGGCAAAACCATAATGCCGGTAAACAGGGGTACAAAGAGCCACACCCGTTTCAGGAAAGGTCCCGCGGGCACCCGGGATTGGACGGCGAGGAGGATGACCCCCAGGTAGATGACGATTAAAGTCAGGGGATGGCGGGCCAGCCCGGCCACCACCATTAGCCATAGCAGAGACAGGAGTTTACAACGAGGGTCCAGGTCCTGCAACCAGCCCCTGCGACCGGCCAGTTCCTCCGAGAAAAGGACCTCCTGCCCCAGGTGGGCCAGGTCCCGGAGGGTTTTTTCCGCAAAACCCGGCCGTCTCTTTCTCCCCCCGGGACGCACAGGCGAATATTCCTCCGCCAGGAGCCAGGCCGGCAGGCTTTTATTTGCCATGATAATCGGCTCCTGTCTTCCCCGGCCGGGCCAGGAGCCGGTTAAAAGCCAGGAAGATAAGGAAGATTATGCCCAGCCCAACCATGGCGGTGATGATATAACCCAGGGCCTGGGCCCAAAAGCTCCCCTCCAGGCCCGGGACGGTATAATCCGGGAAAAGGGCATGAGTCCAGGTGGTAGCCAGGCGGGCCAGACCCGGGGGAACGAAACCGAGGATTTGTTGCAGGTCTTCCGGTGACCACTCGCCCCAGGCGGTACCGGCAGCCAGCAACCCCAGGGGGGATAACAGGACGAGGATAACCAACCCCCAGGCCAGTTTCTTAAGGCTGGCACCGTCACCCGTCGCTTGAGCTGCCACCACAGCTCCTGTCGCCGGGTAAACCCGCAGCAGACCGGAATTAACCCGCTGCAGGTAGCGAATAACCAGGCCGGTGACTATTCCTTCGGCCGGCCCGGCTATCAGGACGTGGGCCAGGGCCATGGCCGGGACGGCTAAGGCCAGGGGGTAGGGGCTGTAGAGGGGAACACCGCTGGCCGTATGGAAGAGGAGGGGTTGCAGGCCGAATTCCACCGCTGCGGCCAGGGCGGCCAGGTTAAGGCCGACAAACCCGGCGATGGCGGCCGCCACGGCCCGCCAGCCGGAGTGCAGGCTTGTCCGGCCGGATAAGAGGCGATAGATGTAGTAACTGGCGAAGGGAAGGATAAAGGCCATATTAAAGGCATTGGCGCCGAAGGCCAGGATGCCGCCGTCGCCGAAGAAAAGGGCCTGGATGGCCAGGGCGATAGAGATGCCGATAGCCGCCGCCCACGGGCCCAGGAGGATGGCTAATAGGGCGCCGCCGGTGGCGTGGGCCGTCGTCCCGTCGGGGATGGGGATATTATACATCATGATAGTGAAGGAAAAAGCGGCGCCGATGGCCAGGAGGGGAGCCTGCCTGGCCTTCAGGGTGGCTTTGACCTTGCGGGCGGCCGTGCCCCACACAGGCACCATGGCCGCACCCAGTACCGCACAGGTCTGGGGACTTAAGTAACCGTCGGGAATATGCACTATCTCCTACCTCCTTGAGGTCCCCCATGGCCAATGGAAAAGGCCATGAGGCTACTAACCCGCTTCCTAGCGGGCCAGAAGGCCTTCATGGCCTACCTGTTCCAAAAATAACTCTTACCTAAGGTAATTATACCTGTTCCGGCGCCGTGGCACAAGTAAAAATTCGCACGCTTCGTCGCGGCCGAACCCGGCCCCCGGGGCGTGCAACTTTGGCCGCGCCTTTTCCCGGGCCTGTTCCCCACTAAACTTCCGGGAGCCTGCCCCTCCTCGGCCCAACATCCATTTCCTTGGTCGATGGAACTGGCCGCCATGAAGGAGTTCCCCGGATTCTAGAACGAAACCACCGCGGCCTTTAATTTTGTTCCCGGACATAAATCTGATTCTCAGCCATGTTGGCCGTAGTCGTCAGGTACAGCCACTCTCCTTCCTGGCGCCAGGACAGATTGCGACCGAGAACCCGGTAACGCCTGGCGCCGACATAAAGGGCCACGGTAATATCCTCCAGGCCGGCCCGGTTGGCCAGCCTCACCTGCCATCCGGCCGGCCCGTGGCTAAAGGTGGCTTCAGTCTGCTCATAGCGGTTTAAAAAGGTTGCGAAACGGCTCATAGGCCATACGAGCAGGCGGCCTTCATCCTGGTCGCGGGCGGCCCGCCCCGCCAGGTGGGACAAAGCCTCCAGGGCATACTCCTTCCTGTTGGCGTGGGTATAGATGAGGCGAATAACGCGTTCTTCCTCGATGAAGTCCAGGAGGTTATCCAGCCAACCCTCGACTTCCGCCAGGGGCACCCCGGCGGCTATGAGTTCTTCCAGGGCCGCGTATTGCCCGTAAGGGGTAATGGGAAAGGACCACAGGCTGCCGCTGACCTGGCGACCCTGGAAGATACTGCGGGTAGGCGCCGAACCGGTATCCCCGGGGCTATAATAGGCCAGGATGCCGTGCTGCTGCAGCCATTCGTTGACAAAAGGGGGATGGTTGCCCACCGGGGCGCTGTATTCCCGTACCGGCTTCCCGGTGATGGCCGCCAGGGTGTCGCAGTTTAAAGCCAGGTACCGCCATACCTCCTGGCGCGGGAATTTCTCCAGATTGGCGGCAAAGTAATTATGGATCCAGCCGCCGTGGGAGCCGATAGCCCCGTATTTCTGGAGTACCTCGACCCATGGTCTCCCTTTTACGGGTGAAGGAGCGTCAAAGCCCAGGCCGTCCCCCGGGCGGTAGGTGTCGGGACCGGCGGTAATATGGATGGAGTATTGCAAGTCCGGCCGGAAGATGCCCCGCTGGATCATGGCCCGCAGGGGCAGGATATGGGCGTTGCTATCCAGGTGAAAATTGAGAACCAGGCCGCCCTTACCCCCGGGCGTGTTGACCAGGCGCGGCAGGCGGGCGTACTTAATCAGAAAGGTTCTAAGGACGGAACGCATGGCCAGGTCGTCGGACATCTGCTTGTAGAAGGCCAGGGGCAGGTTGACATAAACTACAGCTCCCCCGGAGGGGTAGAGTTTATCGGTGATCACCGGGTTCCAGCCACCCCTGGTGTCAAAGGCTATGGCCCGGGCGTCCAGGAGTCTGGCCCGGACGTGCCGGTAGTTTAGCCGTCCATAACCGTAACTGCTAACGGCATTACCCCGGGAAAGCTTCCCCGGCGTAATTCCCCAGGCTAAGGCTTCCCGGAGCGAAGAAAACTGCCAGTAACCGCTGTAGCTCTCCCCACCCGGGTCCGGCAGGCCGTAGTTTACCCCGGCCAGGCGGGCCAGGACCGTTTCGGCCAGCCTGCCGCCACCGGCGGCCCTGATACCGGGGTCGTAGACCAGTAAAACATTACCACCGGCCAGGACGTAGTCACTTAACAGGCGGGGGACCTCCGGCGGCAGAGCTTGGTTTAAACCCTCCGGCAGGATCAGGGCGGGGTAACGAGCTACCAGTTCCCCCGGAGACAGGTTTAAATCGTCTGGATTGATCCGTGCTACCGGGAAGCCCTCCTCCTTTAAGACTGCCTGGTAAGCCGCCAGGATATCCGAAGAGTTTTCATCATCTGCTGCCAGTAGGCCTACCCGAACCTGGTGGTAGACCCGGACCGGTTGTAACCAGCCAGGGCCATAAGCCACAAGTAAAAGTATACCCCCGGTAAAAATAGTAATAAGAAAGCCGATTTTAAGGCTTTTAGTCCTCGCCATTAGAGTTTCACTCCACAGTAGGACCTTGCCCGGCGGCAGTCGGGTAGCCGGGCAAAGGCTTGTTGGAATGGCAATCGGTTTGACGGCAATCGCCCGGGAACGGCAAATTCGGGAAAGTTTTTGCCTTCAGCAGGAAAAACGGCCCTTTAAGGCGAATCTTTCCAGCAAAATAGAATTTATGCCGAAACATCCCGGGTGACCGTCCCACCCGTGGAGAACGGATATGCCAGGAAGGAGAAGCTATTATGGCCCAGGATTGTATTACTATAAAGGGAACCCGTGGAGGCCTGCTTATTTTGCTTGATGCCAGCAGGGATTTTAATGAAATCAAGGCCAACCTGGCCGCGAAATTTGCCGCTGCCAGGGGCTTCTTCCGGGGGGCAGCCTTTGCCCTCGTGCCGACTTCCCCTTTAAATAGTCAGGAAACGGCGGAATTAGAAGCTATCTGTCGGGAACATGGCCTTGTCCCGGGAAATAATATTACCCTACCCTCCCGCCGTCGCCCGGGCGGGAATCAGGCTGCGCATCCGGATCCGGTGGCGTTGACTAGCACCGGACTGCCGACTCTGCTGGATGAGGGCAACCTGCGTAACGGTCAGGAAATAAACTACCCAGGCCACGTCATGTGGCTGGGTGATGTCCACCAGGGGGCGACCATCAGGGCCGGGGGTAATATCCTGATCATGGGTACCCTGAAGGGCAACGCCCATGCCGGGAGCCAGGGAGACAGAAGCGCAGCAATTGTGGCCTATCGCATGGAACCGGAACAACTCGGTATTGCCGGGATCATCGCCCGCTCCCCGGAACAAAAAACCAGGCATCCCTATCCGGAGATAGCCCGCCTGGTTGGTACAAGAATCGTCATTGACCCCTATCTGAGCCCGAAAAGTAGCCGCAATTAGGGCTATTTCTCTTCCAGATCCTCCGGCTGCATGGTATAAGATTGGACCATCACTGGAGTGAAGTTATTAAAGGGGGCCACGGGATACAACTGGCCCGTGCTCATGAGCAGGCTCTCCATATTCTCTACCAGGGTTCCTAGCATATTGTAAGGTGTCACGAAAACAAGTTCATCCTTCTGGGTACCCCCGAAGGTGCGGTCGCCGCCACAGGGGAAGCCGATGATGGGCTTTTGTTCTTTTACGGCAAAACCGATGGAGGAACAGAGGGCGGCCTCGGCCACCGTATCGGCTTTGACGGGTTCCCCGGTCTCGTGAAGGCAGCAGTGGATCAGGCGCATCATCTGGGCCGGGTTGGCGTAGATGACCACTGCGTCGGGGTCTTCTGTTTTATAGCTCTCAAGGGGGGCGATGTAAATGGCGTCGTAGACCTTACCATTGTCCCCCAGTTTGTAGGTGTTGGCCATGAAACGCCTGCCGGCTTCGACGTCGGCCACATAACGCCCCAGGGCGGCTTTACCGCTGGTGAAGCGCTCCGGGGTCTTGATTAGCCCGGTATAGGCGGCGCCGATGGCGCAGACCATGAGGTCCGGGGTGCCGGAACTGGCTTTACCCTGGTAACGGGCGGCCGATACCAGCTGGCAGATGTTGACCTTCCAGTTATAAGGCCGGCGGGGCAGGTCTTTCCTGTCCCGGTAGAGCTTGATCCCCACGATGCCCGTATCCAGGTGGAGAACTTCCGTCAACCTTTTGACCATGAGGGACTTGTCTAAATCAGCCATTGTTTCTCCTCCTCCAAGTTTTTTGCCTCACAACACCCGCGTCTGACCGCGGTAGACCAGGCCGCGGACAACGTCTATGGTTACGACCAGATCATCGGTTAGCTTTTCAGTGGCCCCCTTTGCCCCGACGACTACCGGTATACCCAGGCTCAGGCCGGTTACCGCGGCATGGGAACTCAGCCCCCCGGTTTCCGTAATTACTGCTGCCGCCCTTTCCATAGCTGGCAGGAATTCAGGGCCGGTCTCAGTGGTCACCAGAATGTCGCCTTTTTTGACCCTTGCCACGGCGTCAGCAGCAGTCTTTACCAGCCGGACCGGGCCACTGGTTACTTCTTTGCCGATCCCCCGTCCCCGCACCAGGACCTCGCCGACGATGTGGACCTTGAGGAGGTTGGTGGTACCCGGAACACCGGCAGGCACGCCGGCAGTAATAACCACCAGGTCGCCCTGTTTCACCCGGCCGGAGAGTATGGCCACCGCCACCGCGGCATTAACCATTTCGTCGGTGCCGCTTGTCGGCTCCACCAGGAGGGGTTCAACCCCCCAGACCAGGCAGAGCTGGTTCAAAACCTTCTCGTTGGGGCTGGTGGCCAGGATAGGCGCCCGGGGACGGTATTTGGCCACCCGGCGGGCGGTGGAACCGGAAGCCGTGGGGGTGATAATGGCGGCGGCGTCGAGTTCATAGGCAATGGTGCAGCTCGCGTGGCTGATGGCATCGGTGGCCGTCCGCTCGGCAGCCAGACCCTTTTTCGTCAACAGGTCACCATAGGGCAAACCCCTCTCGGCCCGGCGGGCGATGCGGGCCATGGTCGCCACAGCCTCTACCGGATAACGGCCCGTAGCCGTTTCCCCGGAGAGCATAATGGCATCCGTTCCGTCAAAGATGGCATTGGCCACATCGCTGGCTTCGGCCCGGGTCGGCCGCGGGTTATGAATCATAGACTCCAGCATCTGGGTGGCCGTGATAACCGGCTTGCCGGCCAGGTTACACGCCTCGATAATCTTTTTCTGCACCAGGGGGACCTCTTCCACGGGGATCTCTACCCCCAGGTCACCCCGGGCCACCATGACCCCGTCGGCCACCTCAAGGATCTCGTGGATGTTATTGACCCCGGCATGGTTTTCTATCTTGGCGATAATGGCTACCCTGGCGTTGCGCTTCTCAAGCTCCCGGCGTACTGCCAGGACATCCCCGGCCGTCCGGACAAAGGAGAGGGCGATAAAATCTATCCCCTGCTGGAGGCCGAACTCAAGGTCTTTAATATCCTGCTCGGTAAAAGGAGGCAGGCTGATCTCGGCCCCGGGGACGTTGACGCCCTTATGGCTGGAAATAACATCGCCGTGACGGACGCGGCAGTGAATCTCGGTGGCGGTGGTCGCCAGGACCTCCAGCTCCACCAGGCCGTCGTCCAGGAGAATGATCTGGCCCGGCCGGACGTCCCCCGGCAGACCGGCAAAGCTCACCGGCAAACGCCTGGCGTCACCAATAATAGGTTCTGTGGTCAGGGTCACCTGGTCGCCGTCCTTCAGGGTGACCTCGCCCTGGATCTCTCCCAGGCGAATTTCGGGCCCCTTATTATCCAGCATTAACGCTACCCTGGCGCCCAGTTCAGCTGCCGCCTGGCGCACGGCAGCCATCCGCGCCCCGTGCTCGGCGTGGCTGCCATGGGAAAAATTGAACCGGGCTACGTTCATCCCCGCCCGGATCATAGCCTTGATTACCTCGACCCGCTCGCTGGCCGGGCCCATGGTACAGACAATCTTCGTGTGCCGCATATTTGCCCCCTCGCTGGCCTATTTATAGTGCCAGTACTTCGGCTAAACGGTACAGTTCAGGATCGATACTCTTCTTTTCCCGGAGAACCGTCTCCAGGTCCCGGTCCACCAGCTCGTTGGCGGCGATGCCCACCATGCGGCTGCTGGCGCCGTCGGCCAGGAGGTCCACCGCCCGGGCGCCCAGCCGGCTGGCCAGCATACAATCAAAAGCCGTAGGCGCTCCACCCCGCTGAATATGGCCCAGGATGGTCACGCGGCTCTCCAGCCTGGTTCGCCGGGCTATTTCTTCGCTTACCTCCAGGGCACTGCCCACCCCTTCGGCTACGACGATAATACTATGGAGTTTACCCCGGTGGCGGCCCTGTTCTAATTTCTCCACCACCCGGTCGTAGTTAACGGGGTACTCGGGGATGAGAATAGATTCGGCGCCCCCGGCTATCCCCGCCGCCAGGGCAATCTGGCCTGAGCGACGCCCCATAACTTCGATGATA
It encodes the following:
- the cbiQ gene encoding cobalt ECF transporter T component CbiQ, which gives rise to MANKSLPAWLLAEEYSPVRPGGRKRRPGFAEKTLRDLAHLGQEVLFSEELAGRRGWLQDLDPRCKLLSLLWLMVVAGLARHPLTLIVIYLGVILLAVQSRVPAGPFLKRVWLFVPLFTGIMVLPSLFNWVHQGDPLVVLFRLPAPLRLGPWQVPALLAITRQGLAGAGMLILRVGVAVSLGLLVTLTTRWAVLLRALRVLRVPRIFILTLTLTYRYIFLLLKLTEEMFVARQSRLVGRMDRRMNYRFLAGSMGNLLARAYFLSEEVYQAMLARGFKGEVRTKEDWRLTLPDYRRAAGIILAGIILLGGDHYLGW
- the cbiM gene encoding cobalt transporter CbiM codes for the protein MHIPDGYLSPQTCAVLGAAMVPVWGTAARKVKATLKARQAPLLAIGAAFSFTIMMYNIPIPDGTTAHATGGALLAILLGPWAAAIGISIALAIQALFFGDGGILAFGANAFNMAFILPFASYYIYRLLSGRTSLHSGWRAVAAAIAGFVGLNLAALAAAVEFGLQPLLFHTASGVPLYSPYPLALAVPAMALAHVLIAGPAEGIVTGLVIRYLQRVNSGLLRVYPATGAVVAAQATGDGASLKKLAWGLVILVLLSPLGLLAAGTAWGEWSPEDLQQILGFVPPGLARLATTWTHALFPDYTVPGLEGSFWAQALGYIITAMVGLGIIFLIFLAFNRLLARPGKTGADYHGK
- the minC gene encoding septum site-determining protein MinC — encoded protein: MAQDCITIKGTRGGLLILLDASRDFNEIKANLAAKFAAARGFFRGAAFALVPTSPLNSQETAELEAICREHGLVPGNNITLPSRRRPGGNQAAHPDPVALTSTGLPTLLDEGNLRNGQEINYPGHVMWLGDVHQGATIRAGGNILIMGTLKGNAHAGSQGDRSAAIVAYRMEPEQLGIAGIIARSPEQKTRHPYPEIARLVGTRIVIDPYLSPKSSRN
- a CDS encoding DUF169 domain-containing protein, translated to MADLDKSLMVKRLTEVLHLDTGIVGIKLYRDRKDLPRRPYNWKVNICQLVSAARYQGKASSGTPDLMVCAIGAAYTGLIKTPERFTSGKAALGRYVADVEAGRRFMANTYKLGDNGKVYDAIYIAPLESYKTEDPDAVVIYANPAQMMRLIHCCLHETGEPVKADTVAEAALCSSIGFAVKEQKPIIGFPCGGDRTFGGTQKDELVFVTPYNMLGTLVENMESLLMSTGQLYPVAPFNNFTPVMVQSYTMQPEDLEEK
- the pyk gene encoding pyruvate kinase; translated protein: MRHTKIVCTMGPASERVEVIKAMIRAGMNVARFNFSHGSHAEHGARMAAVRQAAAELGARVALMLDNKGPEIRLGEIQGEVTLKDGDQVTLTTEPIIGDARRLPVSFAGLPGDVRPGQIILLDDGLVELEVLATTATEIHCRVRHGDVISSHKGVNVPGAEISLPPFTEQDIKDLEFGLQQGIDFIALSFVRTAGDVLAVRRELEKRNARVAIIAKIENHAGVNNIHEILEVADGVMVARGDLGVEIPVEEVPLVQKKIIEACNLAGKPVITATQMLESMIHNPRPTRAEASDVANAIFDGTDAIMLSGETATGRYPVEAVATMARIARRAERGLPYGDLLTKKGLAAERTATDAISHASCTIAYELDAAAIITPTASGSTARRVAKYRPRAPILATSPNEKVLNQLCLVWGVEPLLVEPTSGTDEMVNAAVAVAILSGRVKQGDLVVITAGVPAGVPGTTNLLKVHIVGEVLVRGRGIGKEVTSGPVRLVKTAADAVARVKKGDILVTTETGPEFLPAMERAAAVITETGGLSSHAAVTGLSLGIPVVVGAKGATEKLTDDLVVTIDVVRGLVYRGQTRVL